The Hippoglossus hippoglossus isolate fHipHip1 chromosome 2, fHipHip1.pri, whole genome shotgun sequence DNA segment TGTGGAACATTTTATGAGCAGGCTGCAATTTGGGTGCACCAAAACTATTAGGGCCTCTGGTCGGGAGCTGCATGTGACTTCCAGAAAGTTTGTGCAGGGACACGGTGCACGTGTGGaatctgtccccccccctctggacCATCAGGGAAGCTGGAAGCTTAGGATGCAGGACTTTGTATTTCCTATGTTTGCTTGTATTTGATCTACATCTGCATTTTTAATCGtgattttcacttttaaaattaGAAATATCCGAGCGTCTGATGAAATATTGACCTCACGGATACACAGCAGGCTCCACGTTGAACTCGGTTGTTCAGAGATGGATTTCAGGGATTTGAATCCTCCTCCTTCTCGGTGGACGTCCTGCTGACAGGacgctgagctgcagcagcaggttcaaatcccagctgaGCCTGTCCTCGTATCTTAATGCCTCAtcttccttctgtctgtctccatgtgGCGTTCCTGTCGTCTCTCGGCCTCGCACGCCgactttgtctttttctatttgcacattttatctTATCCCTGAACGAGTCTTTGTGTTTAAAAGTTCTAAGTCGTCCCGTGTCACTGAATCTACTCATGAGTCTATACATGTGCAGCACAGAGAGTTCTCTGACTCTGGGGGTTAAACGTGGCTCCTCAAAGAGGCGCAGCAGCCAGATTCTCTTTTATGACAGCGGCTGATCCTCGTCCGTGACAGAGCGATGATCGGACACAGGCACAGAAAGACACGACAGATCCTCAGAGGCCAGAGATTCACCGCGACAGCGTCCTGCTGATTTATGTCTGCAGCAGCATTACGACACATCAACAGTTAAATTTAGATCCTGTTCATGTGCAGGGAGGAAAACCTGAGCTCTGGGTTTCAAATGATGTCACACAAATGTTTGGTGTCGGATAAAATGTGGAACATTCAAACTCCACgatgataaaatgttttacagACGAATGTTGATcgttaaagttaaagtttcctgctgaacattggagataaactctgggtTTTTAATAAGttctgagtgtttttaactgatctcagttcagcttcgctcttcagctgcagctggttgtgacagttgaagctgactctcagtcagttcttctcacaggagatggaacccactcagcagagtcacagagaacagacgttcagggagagaaggaggaaactttctccttgttcacactcactttcatccagctgctgctttaaggTGGAAACGATGCCTGAAGCTTTTTGAAGCAACGACAGTAACTGAAGAACCAGCAGCTTCATCTGtgtcagagagaaggagacgagTCGTCTGGGATGCGGAGCGGCGTCTGTCACTCAGAGGCACAGACCGTCCACAGACCGTCCACAGAGCGTCCACTGACCGTCCACAGAGCGTCCAGCAGGTAGCTTTATGACTCAGACCACAGCCGGGTGGATGGATGACATCAGCCTGGAAACAGTCCTGGAGACAGACACTGATACAGACACGTTACCTCAAACTGTGACAGCTGGACGCTGAGTGATGGATGGAGCGAGGGGCAGACacagcaaatataaaacatcCACAGTTTTCCTTGTGCCCGTCACTGATACGCCGACCGTgacacgtccccccccccccccccgatcgaCTGACACGTCTTCCTTTATGACGacgtctctgtttctctcaggCTCCGCTGCGAGAAAACCACCGAACTCAGAGCTCACACACGTCACGCAGACTTTAGAGATAGATCATGTTTAGGGAAAGATGTTTATTTGCACTGGAAGATGAAAATGTGGCAGATCTGTGGAttaaagccacacacacacacacacacacacacagtcctcagTCAGCTGCCAGTCAAACCCCCTGTTGGCGTGCAGACTATGAAAGCTGCGATGTCGCATCCTGCTGTGAGATGCCGGACGACTCGCTGACATCCCCACGTGCACGCACATGGAGAGTCGTGCGTGCACATGCCTGCCTCTGAATGTCAGTGCATGTAAGCGTCACGAATGTGTGTGAGTTCAGAAAAGACGGAGAACAATATGAAAGATCTTGTTCTGCGTGAGATAAAAGATGAATCCGGTCTCCGTCGAGCTCTGAGGCTTCAGCGTCCaactttaaatcaaatcattttcaaattgtGTCGTACTTCCACGTCTTTAATCGGATATTAATCCTTCGAGAGGCTGACAGATGTATTTTAATCTTTATGCTTCCTGGAGAACATgtgcttctcttcctcttcgtcctcttcgGAGCAAAGTGCTTCACTTTTCCAAACCTCCCAGTTTGACTGCCCCAGGTTCCTCTCACCTCTGCACCTCCACATGTAACCTTCCTCCTTTAAATAGCTCTCGCTGCAGACGCCTGTACGTGCGTGTGCTTGATGTGCATGTGAGTTCGCAGATGCATTTATAAACGTACATGAAATCATACACCAACTCCAATAAAACTATGATCGCAGATCTCAGGCTCATCACACGACCCTGTAATCATGCGTGTTTCTAAATTTACACGCGTCTGCATTCAGTGAAAAAGGGTTCGGTCCGTTTTATAAGGTCATCGTGTGAAGAGTGTGACGCTCGTCTTTAGGTTTCACCTCTGGAGACGTTCTGTGAGAAGACTTCACCGTCACAACATCGTTTATTTTCCTCTACGTTTGAAAAGAGcgaacacaaagcgtcgctagCACTTCCTGTCGGGAACGGTTCCACCTCGTCGgcgctcagagaaaagaaatggtactcttcaccatcactgcttttctgttactaagcaaccgaCCGcggagacaatctacttcctgttgaCACCACATGAACAGTGACAAAGATGACGTTCATTTAATTGGTTTCACTTTCGAACGTCTGAAGTTGTATCTATTCTGCGTGTGATGACTTTGAGGTATAAATAAAACGTCCGGCTCCAGAATAATCCACAGACCAGGTTGTCCCCGCTGTGTGCGTCCCAGTTGTGTTGCTCctccatcactgtgtgtgtgtgtgtgttaatgtacaAACTGTGTGTAGTCCACGTCCCAGCGGCTCCGTCTGCAACAACACGTCGTCTATTTATACTGAACCATCGGCCACGGGTGTTTAGATGGGTTTAATGGCTGTTAAGTTATCGAGAACGCAGGAGGAAACACTTAAgtgtgtggtgtgggggggggggaagcaccTGTCACATAACAGGATATAGAGAatggacaggtgtgtgtgtgtgtgtgtttaaatgctatatatatataatagatttatatttttcagataCATTTATCAGTCGGTCTCTGTGAGTCTTTCACGGACGTCACATCACTTTCTGCGTTTCCTGAtatttaaacttgtattttacaGAACGGTGTAGAGAAGATCTcgtgtttattatatttattttgctcGTCAgcagaatcacacacaaacGACACTTCCATTCAGATTCCACCTCCACGCAGACGAGCGGCTGAACGGGACTCTGTCCTCTGAGGCCGAGAGCGACGTGTCACCAGCTTCACCTCAGACAAGTTCTTCTATTTGTGGCTTTGACGACTGATGTGAGTCTGCTGACACCAGAAGAAAAGGATTATATCTTCACTTAAACTCTGACAAACATGAAGTCATGTTCCTGGTCATTTAACTTTCCACTTCAGCTGCGACGTGCTCTGTGGTTTtcccagtttctctctctggctccgAACGGAAGAAAACTGACGAATATCTGGTTTGCATGTTTTAGATTAAAAGAAACTGCAAATTACTGCTGATGTTTTTCTAAAAAGCCAGAAAGCCGACGGGGTGATTTCCTGCTTCCCGACAGTAATTACACCATCAAACCATAACGGCCTTTTAATCTCACAAGTCCTGAGAACCTGTGATGAAGCCCCGACATCCAGCAGCGGAACTTTTATAGAACACAACACTGAATTTATCGTCACAGAAACTTTGAGTAGGAGAGATAAACtctgtggtgctgatgtgcaGGATTAACAGAAATAGCTTCTCGTCCTGAAGCAGAGGTGGGGGAGATTCTTGCTCGAGGGCACGTCAGCAGCCCAGATGGTTTCAGACCGGCTGCTGCTCATCGCCAGGGGTCGTCCGGGGGTTGAACAAAAGAAACGGTCCCAACCTGAGTCGAGTCAGACCCGTGTTTGTTTCCCGTTCATGACGAGTGTGGGGCAAATGTAAAGGATGTgacctcaccccccctccccactaacaccaccaccctcctccGCTGGTGAGCAAAATGGACGTGACTGAAGAGAATCACTCCACAAACATTCACACGTGTGAGTCAGAGccaagaataaaatataatctaTCAGAGAGATTAAACCTCAAACTGCGGAAAATGATTCACTGAGAAAATGTGGAaactctcacaatgttaaagaaagtgagaaactcCAGTTCTACGGATCCGGTTCTTCACCAAAAGTTTAACAAGTTCTTTCCCGACACAAACTTTCATCTTTACACCAGTTGTGTGGAAACCCGTCTCGTGGTTCTCACAGAATCCTGCTAAcgaacaaacagacaaactcaCAACAGAGATCAttcattctgtgggaaacgctggcaaagaataaaaaaaaacagtttaacagagcaataaaaaaaacataattatatgtTTCTTGCAACTGTTTGATTAAAAAGACCTTTAATCAAAGTTTAGGTGAATTTGCGAACGTGCAAGACATTTCTTCAAGGATTCGGACGATTTGAGTTTGACGAGCAGCTCCGTGATATCTGAGAGTCTGTGAAGTTGGTGAATCACTGGAAAACTTTAATCATGTTCCCTGGTAGAACCATCAAAATGCCTGATGCCCAAATGTTGCATTTTGCTTTGTGTCCTGGACGAGCCGCCGCACGTCAGACGACACTGTCCCGTTTCAcctcaaacagcagctggaagAAAGACTCAAAGACTCAAAGCTTCGCTCGTCATCTTTTATGCACCAGAACAAGAACAGGGCCTCCACTGTCGTGCAGAAGGTCGGGGGGTGAAAGGACAGAACGAGCTCAGCTGCTGGGAACTCTGGACCTGAGAAGTTCTAATGCTGTCGCTAATCTGAGTTTAAAACCTAAGTTCAGGATTGATTAGCTGTAAAGACGTGTGCAGATCTCAGGGTGGGGGCAGCGGGGGGAGCCCCTGGGTGAGGGATCCCCCCcctggtgatgtcatcaggcAGAGGTGCTGCACACAGATGGCGTGGGAGTGTCAGTtatgagaaacagcagcagggcGGAGGTGGAggtcggcggcggcggcggcagcggcggcggagTCCCTCCCCCGGCTGCCGGGAACAGTGGAGGGATCATCCCCGAGTGCCAGCTCAGCCTCGGTGGTGCGGCCCCGCCTCGCTCCACTGGAGCACATGTTGGGTGACAGGAGGATATGAATCACAGGGTGAGAGGAGAAGCCCACAGGCAGAGAGCTCCGAGGCGACTGCTGGACTCTGGATGTTTAACTGACCCGTGGACCACCTGAGGCTTCTTGATCTCAGTGAGGAAGAGGACACTGTTCTTCCTCTCCTGACCTGCAGGTAAGGAGGAGGCTTCCACCCAGAGATATTCTTAGGATTTGGATATTCAGATATTAAAGAAGCTGGTGCTCGCTCTCCATAATACAACTTTTAAACTGAAGGGGGAACGTTCCTCTCCAGTTTTCACTTTAAATCTAAAACAAACCTGGAGTCGTTTACAGTGAATCTGTGTTTGGTCATGAACAACCAGCACAGGAGCCGAGCTGTTTCCAGCCTCCTCTCCGTGCTGTCACCACGGAGCCGGGGAGCTGTTGTTGACAGGGGTTTTGAAATAGCTGCAGCCGAGTGATCCACCATCTGTCCCGGGGGGGGCAGGGAGTCGCTCAGTTTGGCACATCCCTCACATGAGCCGGCCGCCGGCACATACATGTGTGGATTTGCAGAATTACGCCTGTGAATGGGAAGTGTTTTGATTGAGCTGGTGCACGTGTGACTCTGGTGTCTCGTGGAAGCAGAGCAGTGTTTTACAGTTCGGTGTCACTGCCGTGTGATTAACacgctccacacacacatgatgacGTGTTCATGGGCCACTAACGAGTGTTTTTAATCTCTGTGCACAAAATAACTCTCATGCAAAACTCTTCTTGGGGGTTTTTGGCCCTGATTTCAGAATGCACAGACTTCGCTGAGTGTTTTGTTAAAGCTCACAGACTTTTAAGGAAAGTTTCCTTCATCCGAGGTGCAGCCAGGCCAAAGGAATTTAAAGTCAAGCTCTGCCCAGTTTGCTACATGCaccaaaaataacacaaatatgcCCGTGTCATTCTTTTTTACATCTTTGTACACATTTAGAAACAGCTCTGTGCATCATGTCTGTAGCTTGGAGGAGACGATCAGTCGTCTCCTGGTTTTCAAACGGACTCGCTGCTCGTCTCTTGGGCTCCAGCTCACCAGCTGTCTGGACGTCCTGGTTCACAACAGACCGTGTGGGCCGGCGCTGACGCAGCGTGACAGGGGCTTCCAGCTATTAATAGAGCCGGAGGGGCTGGAGCTGAGGTCACATGAGACGGGTGCAGGGGGGGGTCACTGTGTTGGTGGTGTGGGAGGTCCGGTCCCATTTTGTCCCATGTTTTGATTCTGTGTACGTTTGCATGCAAGCGGTTTAATAGAGTTTGTCCCTGTGTCTTTCAGATGTTGTTCACACCCAGGGTCCACTTGATGGAAGCCTCTACGCCCGCGTCCGGAAGAAAGACTCCCTGGAGGGAGTGGTCACCATCAACGGCCTCCCAGTCCTTGAGAACCCTTTGACCAATGCTAAGAACCTGCTGCAGAACGCCAGCCACCCGCTCCAGACCGCCGAACAGACGCTTCCTGTCGCAGGCCACGCCTCCCTCCCCGCCGTCGACCACACCCTCTCCGTGAGCAGCGACTCGGGCAACTCCACCGCCTCCATCAAGACCGATCGTACCGATGAGCACAGCCAGTCGGTGCAGAGCGCCGCCAACCACAGCAACCCGACAGCGGCCCACCCGCCCCTCAGCCCACAGGAGAAGAGGGAGCTCGACCAGCTCCTGAGCGGCCTCGAGGCGCCGGCTCATCTGCGGCAAGCCTACCTGTCCACGTCCACCAGCCCTGGGGGCGGCGTGCGGCACCTGGTCCCAGCGCAGGTGCACGTCAACGGGGGCCACACCAGACTAGCTGGTGCCCGTACGACCGAGGAGCGAGAGACAGATATTCTCGACGACGAGCTGCCCAACAGCCAGGAGGGAAACAGTGTCGACAGCTTGGGCACGATCTCCTCCCTGGAGGGTCAGGGGACGCCGGCTGACCTTTACTACCAATCACAGACGCCTGTCAGTGGGCAGAACGACGGGCCGTACCTGGAGAGAGGCGTCCTCGGGGAGAAGTTGAGCGAAATGCCCGTGCACGGAGTCCGAACTCCCACGGCGATGCAGGAGAGGACGGCGGACGCTGCGTCACCACAGGGGGGGTACAGCAGCTTCCAGAACGGAGGAGGGATGTACCGCTCGCAGTCCTTCGGGAACCCGCCTGCCAGCAGCCCTGAACCCAACCCCACGCCGATGCCCCGCGCCCCCGAGAGGAGCACCAGCAGCCGGGAGGCCGTTCAGAGGGGTCTGAACACCTGGCACCAGTACAGCCTCCCAGACGACCCCTTCGGACCGCCGCTGCAGTCCACCCACAGCCTGCCCCATTTCCCGGCGTCGCAGCGGGACATCGAGCAGTCCATCGAGGCGCTCAACATGCTCATGCTCGACCTGGACCCCATCAACTCCCACATGTCCAAGTCTCACAGTGCGCCCCCTGGCGAGAACAGCCTGAATTCGTCCCAGGCGCCCTTCTCCCAGACGCTCGCCAGACCCTCGTACCAAGCAGACTCGGCCATCCACGGCTACAGCAGCTCCGGCTCGGTCAACAACGCCTTTCATCAGCCGCTCCGCTCCACGGGGAGAGTGTCCAACCAGAGCCCCGTCATGGAGTCTCCTGTGTACTCCCCCCAGAGGCCCAACGCCAGcttccagcagcagaacacCACCCCGACACACACTCCAGAGCCCTACCTCCACCCACGCCAGGCACCGCACCACTTCCCCACCGATTTTACCCAGCAGGCTCCGCTGAAGCCCGTGAACTCGCACCAGAGCTCCTTGGTTTCCCACTCCCCGGAGCCGCAGGGCTCGTCTCCGTACCCGGGCTACAGCGCCTCGTCCTCCCCCGTCCCGGCGCTCACCCCCCAGCCCAAAGACACGTCCTCTTCATCGCTGGCCAGAGAACAAGACGCTGAGGAGGAGACGCTCAACCTGGAGGGCCTGGTGGCTCACCGCATCGCCGGTAAGAGAGGCTGAAACACAATGTGGGTCATTTTAACTAAGACCTGCAGCTGGGAATCATGGAAACCAGCATGTTTACAGTAAAACACGTTACTAACTGTGGATTAGCTTGGTTCAAGTTCAGGTTTATAATTGAATAAGcatagaaaataatcaaatttaatacaaaacatgataaaaacaCTTCACGCTCCAGTAATCAGACCTAAAATACATCATAATACAGAAGATTAGATCAAATAAGATGTTGCTCCAAAGTAAAAAGGCctaaatcaaaaacaatataACTAGATAAgttacaaaatgtaaaagaataaactaaaatagaaaaaggttttatttctgcctggagggagggaaagtattttattataagAGGCGAACATTATGttaatgtgtgaatgagaaACGCTGACGAGGCTGTTTCAGACTTTTATTCTGTAACTTTAGATCCTCTTCAGTTTTATTCACCAGCTTCTTTTCTTACGTTCATGTGGAAGCTCACCAGCGCCACCCACTGGAGGACAGTTGTAACCCCAGTTTCCAGGTTGTCACAGATCTGATGGATTATTGTGACTGAGActctgaaaacataaaatcatcTCATCTGACAGATATCTTTTCACTTCCACTGGATTCATTTCTGTTctggtttttccttttcttcttttctgttcactccatccctcctccGTGCATCTGCTcgctcctcctcatcctccctctcctcctcctcctccacctcctcctccacctcctgcctcccaccctcctccctgacctcccccccccccccccgggagcAGAGTACAACGCTCGTATTCGGGGCATCTGTGAAAGCATATCACCTCAATCCGACCGCCATCGCTCCTATTCCTTCTCTGGTTTGTCCACTTTCCTTCGCTTTTTACTTTCTGGCCTTTTGTTATCACTTgtcttcatttgtttatttctcactTTCCACTGCTTTTTATTCCCTGCACATCACTTCTTTACACtttaaacacccccccccccccctttctgtgtccagctctgtgtgtcaaGCTCATTTCCTGACACACACTATAACATCTGTTTTTGAATATGAGTGGACAGCAccacacactgaacattttgGCCTGTGGCAGGAGTCCGCTCCAGAGGAATGACCCCGGAGGTGACGCAGGAGACGGGCCGGCGCCGGACCACCAGCGAGGGACAGTACCAGAGCAGCCACGAGAGCACGCCGCCGGTTCACTCGCCGGACTTCGCCAACAATCTGGCGCTCAACCCGGGAGGAAGACCCCGAGAGGTGCGGTGGTCGTCCTCCCGTCCTGAgcacattgttttattgtgaaacttcTGCTGATTCATCAGACTAACCAACACtttgtcttgttgttgttgaaggGTCACATGCACAGCTACCGGGAGGCGTTCGAGGACGACAAGCCGGACGGTTTTGCCAACAGTCCGACCTTTGGAGGCGGTGGTGAGAACTCTCCACAGACCCCCGGCTTCCCTGTGTCGCCTCAGACTCCTTACTTCAACATGTGTAGGTCCAGACAGGGGGCGCTCTCAGACCCTCTCAACACGCAGCTCTGCCTGAATATCCCTCTTTTCTTAATTGTAAAGAAATATGAAAGGCGAGTCAGACGAGACAGCAAAGAATGTATTTCTTATTATTACAGTTTCTTTAAACTCCTGGTTCCAGCGCCAGTTtagaaacaaacaggtttaaatcagaaaaacacaaaaacaagctcTAAAGATTCAAATCAGGACAGAAAAACTACTGTCACCAAACTTTCAAACATGCATCTAAGGTTTAGAAGTcgaaaaaagttattttatcgTTATCCTCAAAACCTCAAAATGCTTTTCAATATAACCTTGATACTCATATCACTTGTAAACtagtaaaaacaaacttgaagtCTATATTTCTGAACATGAAGTGTCAAGTAGCAGACGAAGTGGAGTCTGTCTTCACAGTCATGAGGCTTCCACACACGCTGATTCACCCTGTCAGCTGCAGAACTGGCTCGGGTCCCTGCACCGCTCTGAACTGTCCCCACGGTGGCGTTAGCGAGCCCCGCTGCTCCTCCCACCACCTGTAAAGCAGCACAGCTCAGCCTGAGTCGAGGACACGCAGGTTTGATCTCCTCTCTCCAGGCCTCGTACTCCAGCGGCCGCCCGTCCACCCACCGCCAGCCGTCGGGGAAGAAATGCAAACCGATCCAGACGTGCTCCGTGGTGACATGTTTCTCCAGCTCGCTCTGGATCAGCAGCATCTCCGTGAGCGAGGTGACGCTGGCCAGGTCGAGGTGACGCTCCCTGCAGTGGTCCAGAGCCTGCTCCCACGTCTTCCTCTGCCTCACCACCACCACGCTGAAGCAGAAGAAGGGAAACTTGTAGTGGGGCCACGCATCGTGCCACCCGTTCTTCTGAATCAAGCCGTAATGCTCATTCGGTCGGTTTTCTGGCTGCCCCGGGTcccagaaaaacacagacacctcCGCGCCGCCCGACCACATCCACTTCACACCGTCCGTGGAGAAACTCTCCAACCCCATCCACAGATAACCGCCGATCTCACCGGCGAGCTTCTGGAGCCGCTCCGTGTCCTGTTTGTTGCCGATGGCAGCCAGGTCCGTGTAATGCGTCCGACAGTGAGTCTGAGCCTCGGCCCAGTTCATCTTCTGCTCCACGTAGACGTACTTCCCACAGGAcgagctgagcagcagcaggaggcaggcgAGCGTCTCCTCCATGGCTGCAGCCCGCTGGAGAAGTGAGGGAGCTTTAAACATGTTGACGCTGCAGTTTGCAAAGCATTTGCATGGAGTGAAGGATTCTGGGTGAAACCTAGAATCACAGCCGAGGGGAGAAGATCTGAACATCTGCAGCTCGTCAGTCAAATACATCTGCAGCTGTTTTGATGAGCAAGTCatttaatgttcatttaaagttttaaaacaaatcacaatCGACACTCAAACATAGACACATTCATGAAGCGTGTCACCACAATAACTTCAAGGTAACATGaactaaaaagtgaaatgtgtgttaatgtgaggAAGCTTCGATGGTCGTTAGGGAGCTAACTTATTATTCACAGGAAAACTCGTTGATGATAAATGTGTCGTCTCAACAGGAGCTCGTATTCAGGTCGGatcttcctctcgctctctgagGCGCCGGCAGTGGAGACAGTTTCAGACACGAGCTCCTCCCGACATTTAAACTATTCAGGTCGTGAATTTGTTTGAGGCAAAACCCAAGCGACGCTTCACTGGACAGCGAACACCAGCAGGTGTGTGCAAAGCACTGCGTTTGAATAAGAGGCAGTCGAGCTCTCAGGTTTCTGC contains these protein-coding regions:
- the LOC117777924 gene encoding C-type mannose receptor 2-like isoform X1; the protein is MFKAPSLLQRAAAMEETLACLLLLLSSSCGKYVYVEQKMNWAEAQTHCRTHYTDLAAIGNKQDTERLQKLAGEIGGYLWMGLESFSTDGVKWMWSGGAEVSVFFWDPGQPENRPNEHYGLIQKNGWHDAWPHYKFPFFCFSVVVVRQRKTWEQALDHCRERHLDLASVTSLTEMLLIQSELEKHVTTEHVWIGLHFFPDGWRWVDGRPLEYEAWREEIKPACPRLRLSCAALQVSGAGTRASSAADRVNQRVWKPHDCEDRLHFVCYLTLHVQKYRLQVCFY
- the LOC117777924 gene encoding C-type lectin 1-like isoform X2, giving the protein MFKAPSLLQRAAAMEETLACLLLLLSSSCGKYVYVEQKMNWAEAQTHCRTHYTDLAAIGNKQDTERLQKLAGEIGGYLWMGLESFSTDGVKWMWSGGAEVSVFFWDPGQPENRPNEHYGLIQKNGWHDAWPHYKFPFFCFSVVVVRQRKTWEQALDHCRERHLDLASVTSLTEMLLIQSELEKHVTTEHVWIGLHFFPDGWRWVDGRPLEYEAWREEIKPACPRLRLSCAALQVFRAVQGPEPVLQLTG